The Aquidulcibacter paucihalophilus genomic interval CGCTTTGGTGCTGGCCGCCGCCGCATCCCGGTTTCCGCAAGCGATCGCGCTCATCGGCGGATTGCTGATCGTATCCGCCGCCGTCCTGATGCTGCTTCCGCGCCGATGGCATGCGGCATACTCCACTTGGTGGGCACAGCGAATTCCGGTGACGGCCGTTCGTCTGATCGCGCCGGTCTCGATCGCCGCTGGCGGGGCTTTGATCTGGTCTCTGATCTGAGGCCCCGGCGCGCCGGAGCACCATTACTCCAGCCGATCCGCCTTCCTCAGCGCGGGGAACCACCGCGCCCAGAGACCGGTCGCGGCCAGCGCGCCTATGCCGCCGTACACCGCCGCGCCGATGGGGCCGAGGAAACGGACCGCCACGCCGGAATAGGCCTCGCCCAGTTCGTTCGAGGCACCGATGAACAGCATGGACACGGAACTGACCCGGCCGCGCATGTGATCGGGCGTGGCCAGCTGGATCAGGGTCTGGCGGATGTTGACGCTGATCATGTCCGCCGCCCCGCCGAGGAACAGGACCGCGCCCGACAGCCAGACACTGGTCGAGAGGCCGAAGGTCAGGGTGCAGACGCCGAACACGGCCACCGAGGCGAACATCCAGCGGCCCGCGTGCTTCACGATCGGGAAACGGCTCAGATACAGGGCCACCAGCAGGGCCCCGGCCCCGAACGATGCCCGCAGCAGGCCGAAGCCGACGGCCCCGACATGCAGGATGTCGCGCGCGAAGATCGGCGTCAGCAGGGCCACACCGGCCAGCAGCACTACGATCAGGTCCAGCGAAATGGCGCCGAGCACGATCTTGGTATTCCAGACATAGGCCAGTCCCTCCTTCACCTGGTCCACCGGCGAGACGCGGGTCGGCGACGCGGCCGGCTTGCCGCTGGTGCGGATCAGAACAAGGCTGGCGAAGCCGATGGCGAACATGGCCAGGGCCACACCATAGGCCCCGGGCACCGAGAAGCCGACGATGAC includes:
- a CDS encoding MFS transporter; translation: MTGTIETTEPVPPPPEGPASPWAIRDFRLLWVGRVAAVLGIQIQSSALLWQVYEIARRDHPVAEASLYLGLVGLCQFLPLLALTLPAGALADRRDRKNTVTLSVMVEGGCALAFLFMALHGSPPLWGLLAVAAVFGAARAFLAPASQAFLPMVVGRRALPPAIAAQSIAFQTGAIAGPALGGVIVGFSVPGAYGVALAMFAIGFASLVLIRTSGKPAASPTRVSPVDQVKEGLAYVWNTKIVLGAISLDLIVVLLAGVALLTPIFARDILHVGAVGFGLLRASFGAGALLVALYLSRFPIVKHAGRWMFASVAVFGVCTLTFGLSTSVWLSGAVLFLGGAADMISVNIRQTLIQLATPDHMRGRVSSVSMLFIGASNELGEAYSGVAVRFLGPIGAAVYGGIGALAATGLWARWFPALRKADRLE